In a single window of the Magnolia sinica isolate HGM2019 chromosome 7, MsV1, whole genome shotgun sequence genome:
- the LOC131251025 gene encoding dihydropyrimidinase-like isoform X3, whose product MEAAAAEELLSFSFSLREISSDRKSLLSQTLKMNRLLLISIVFLLSFTLFTISQSQQIPEFCSDVRYGDLNCGPHVSPLKILIKGGTVVNAHHQEVADVYIEDGIVVSVGPNIKVTDDVTVLDATGKYVMPGGIDPHTHLAMKALGMESIDDFFSGQAAALAGGTTMHIDFVIPVNGSLTAGYESYLNKAKISCMDYGFHMAITKFDEVVSKEMELMVKEKGINSFKFFMAYKGALMINDELLVQGLEKCKSLGALAMVHAENGDAAAAGQKRMIDLGITGPEGHALSRPPELEREATGRAIRLASFVNTPLYIVHVMSADAMEEIAEAKKSGQRVIGEPIVAGLVLDDSWLWHPDFITAAKYLMSPPIRKVGHDKALQAALSMGILQLVGTDHCAFNSTQKALGIDDFRNIPNGVNGIEERMHLVWDTMVESGRISVTDYVKITSTECARIFNIYPRKGAILVGSDADIIILNPNSSFEITAKTHHSRSDTNVYEGWKGKGKVEVTISRGRIVWKDGELKVEPGSGRYIKMQPFGYMFDGIDKVDAAYLSSLHAPVKRFTADV is encoded by the exons AtggaagcagcagcagcagaagagCTTCTCTCGTTCTCTTTCTCGTTGCGAGAAATATCATCAGATCGTAAATCTCTCCTCTCTCAAACCCTCAAAATGAATCGTCTCCTTCTCATCTCGATCGTGTTTctcctctccttcactctctttacGATCTCCCAATCTCAGCAAATCCCAGAA TTTTGCAGTGACGTCAGGTACGGTGACCTGAACTGCGGCCCGCACGTGTCGCCGTTGAAGATCTTGATCAAGGGCGGGACCGTTGTAAATGCTCATCATCAGGAGGTGGCTGATGTTTACATCGAGGATGGGATCGtcgtctctgtggggcccaacatcaAG GTTACTGACGATGTAACTGTACTTGATGCTACAGGGAAATATGTCATGCCAG GAGGAATTGACCCTCACACACACCTAGCAATGAAGGCTTTGGGCATGGAAAGTATCGATGACTTTTTCAGTGGTCAGGCTGCTGCATTAGCAGGGGGAACAACGATGCACATTGATTTTGTAATACCAGTCAATGGAAGTTTAACTGCTGGCTATGAATCCTATTTGAATAAAGCAAAAATCTCATGCATGGATTATGGGTTTCATATGGCCATCACAAAATTTGATGAAGTTGTCTCGAAAGAGATGGAACTCATGGTTAAGGAGAAAG GTATAAACTCTTTCAAATTCTTTATGGCCTACAAAGGGGCTCTTATGATCAACGATGAACTTCTAGTGCAAGGCTTGGAAAAGTGCAAGTCCCTTGGTGCCTTGGCTATGGTTCATGCTGAAAATGGAGATGCAGCTGCTGCAGGGCAGAAGAGGATGATCGATCTTGGTATAACAGGCCCAGAGGGGCATGCACTTTCGAGGCCTCCAGAG CTGGAAAGAGAAGCGACCGGAAGAGCTATCCGCTTGGCAAGCTTTGTGAATACACCTTTATATATAGTTCATGTCATGAGTGCTGATGCTATGGAGGAGATTGCTGaggctaaaaaatcag GGCAGAGGGTCATTGGAGAACCCATTGTCGCGGGGCTGGTCCTTGATGATTCTTGGCTTTGGCATCCTGACTTCATCACTGCAGCCAA GTATTTGATGAGTCCTCCAATAAGGAAAGTGGGACATGATAAAGCCCTTCAAGCTGCCCTTTCAATGGGAATTTTGCAG CTTGTAGGAACAGATCATTGTGCATTCAACTCCACACAGAAAGCTTTGGGCATTGATGATTTTCGGAACATTCCAAATGGTGTCAATG GTATTGAAGAGAGGATGCATCTGGTTTGGGATACAATGGTG GAATCTGGTAGAATATCAGTAACTGATTATGTGAAAATCACAAGCACTGAATG TGCCCGTATATTCAACATATACCCAAGGAAAGGAGCGATACTTGTTGGATCTGATGCCGATATAATCATTCTAAACCCCAATTCAAGCTTTGAAATAACAGCAAAGACACACCACTCAAGATCGGATACGAACGTCTATGAAGGGTGGAAAGGCAAG GGGAAGGTGGAAGTGACAATTTCAAGAGGAAGAATAGTATGGAAAGATGGTGAACTCAAGGTCGAGCCTGGCTCCGGAAGGTACATAAAAATGCAGCCttttggttatatgtttgatGGCATAGACAAGGTGGATGCTGCATATCTGTCTTCCCTCCATGCCCCTGTCAAGCGATTCACAGCGGATGTCTGA